The proteins below come from a single Roseiflexus sp. RS-1 genomic window:
- a CDS encoding HEAT repeat domain-containing protein: MFDRHLWQRQIIDYLDVFARHPRQEVQLSGGAGVVPHLALRTLHPFFHAFHTYPVDATITLAAITHDAGANLLVQRVLRNRYPTVMDIDRDLRASQEVCVTVEHLVVELQTIPLAIQRLNARRGSWLRSTIERELDAYPWSFARIRNLLRELNEQNRIESLRRLRSCNGRYGADDLALIEASLSDAVAQVRAYAARLLGVMVDAPPMSLVIRLLQVALRDSDAETRFAAARALGLLRERAVTNDALTYIESHLCHEDPFYRSAAALVLGQLGDYAGKPTVVQNLCRLLYDRDAYAREAAARALGRIGAPAALPNVLEALAHAAQDDDVQVHEAATDTLTLLRQHAERAVQAAA; encoded by the coding sequence ATGTTTGATCGACATCTCTGGCAGCGGCAGATCATCGACTATCTGGATGTGTTCGCCCGTCATCCGCGCCAGGAGGTGCAATTATCCGGCGGCGCTGGCGTTGTGCCACACCTGGCGTTGCGCACGTTGCACCCCTTCTTTCACGCTTTCCACACGTACCCGGTGGACGCCACTATCACGCTTGCGGCTATCACGCACGATGCGGGCGCCAACCTCCTGGTTCAGCGTGTGCTGCGCAATCGCTATCCGACGGTGATGGATATCGACCGTGATCTGCGCGCCAGTCAGGAGGTGTGCGTGACAGTCGAACATCTTGTGGTTGAGTTGCAGACGATCCCGCTGGCGATCCAGCGCCTCAATGCACGGCGAGGGTCCTGGCTGCGCAGCACGATTGAACGCGAACTCGACGCCTATCCATGGTCTTTTGCACGGATCCGAAACCTGCTACGGGAACTGAATGAGCAGAACCGCATCGAATCGCTGCGCCGCCTGCGCTCATGCAATGGTCGGTATGGCGCCGACGATCTGGCGTTGATCGAGGCGTCGTTATCCGATGCAGTCGCTCAGGTGCGCGCATATGCCGCCCGGTTGCTTGGCGTTATGGTTGATGCGCCGCCGATGTCGCTGGTTATTCGTCTGTTGCAGGTCGCTCTGCGCGACTCCGACGCCGAAACGCGCTTTGCCGCCGCCCGCGCGCTTGGTTTGCTGCGTGAACGCGCTGTGACGAATGATGCGCTGACATATATCGAAAGTCACCTCTGCCACGAAGACCCATTTTATCGCTCGGCAGCCGCGCTTGTGCTGGGACAGTTGGGCGATTATGCCGGTAAGCCGACGGTTGTGCAGAATCTGTGCCGATTGCTGTACGATCGTGATGCCTATGCGCGGGAGGCGGCGGCACGCGCGCTGGGGCGGATAGGGGCGCCGGCTGCGCTTCCCAATGTTCTTGAAGCGCTTGCCCATGCCGCACAGGATGATGATGTCCAGGTTCACGAGGCTGCAACCGATACGCTGACGTTGCTGCGTCAGCACGCCGAACGTGCTGTTCAGGCGGCAGCGTAA
- a CDS encoding alkaline phosphatase family protein yields MVVLVMIDGMRPDALDAVHCRTIEALCAAGASTMQAQSVMPSVTLPCHMSIFHSVPPTRHGITTKCLFLWRARCRG; encoded by the coding sequence ATGGTCGTTCTCGTGATGATCGACGGCATGCGTCCCGATGCGCTCGATGCAGTGCACTGCCGGACCATCGAGGCGCTGTGTGCAGCCGGGGCATCGACGATGCAGGCGCAGAGTGTCATGCCATCGGTGACGCTTCCCTGTCATATGTCAATCTTCCACAGCGTGCCGCCAACGCGACACGGTATTACAACCAAATGTTTATTCCTATGGCGCGCCCGTTGCCGGGGTTGA
- a CDS encoding alkaline phosphatase family protein, producing MARPLPGLIEQMRSAGKRAACIHNWEPLRDISRPEQVAYSYYREPPLDQSYDDAVGAEAVRLLREEGASFDFVFLYFGSVDAAGHASGWMSPEYLNQLQRVDGWLGRVLDVAPPGATIVVQADHGGHDRTHGTDSLDDMTIPWIAAGPAIRRNYRIAAPVSLLDTAPTLARVLGIAPHAEWEGRIIEEIFVNDER from the coding sequence ATGGCGCGCCCGTTGCCGGGGTTGATCGAACAGATGCGCAGCGCTGGTAAACGTGCAGCGTGCATCCACAATTGGGAGCCGCTGCGCGATATAAGCCGCCCTGAACAGGTCGCCTACAGTTACTACCGCGAGCCGCCGCTCGACCAGTCCTACGATGATGCAGTTGGCGCAGAAGCCGTTCGGTTGTTGCGGGAAGAAGGCGCGTCCTTCGATTTCGTCTTCCTCTACTTCGGTTCGGTTGATGCTGCCGGTCACGCCTCTGGCTGGATGTCGCCCGAATACCTGAACCAGTTGCAGCGCGTCGATGGGTGGCTGGGGCGGGTGCTCGATGTGGCGCCGCCAGGCGCGACGATTGTGGTGCAGGCTGACCATGGCGGGCACGATCGGACCCACGGCACGGATAGCCTGGACGATATGACCATTCCATGGATTGCGGCCGGTCCTGCGATCAGACGCAACTACCGGATTGCCGCTCCGGTCAGTCTGCTCGACACAGCGCCGACACTGGCGCGCGTCCTGGGGATTGCGCCGCACGCTGAGTGGGAAGGTCGGATCATCGAAGAAATCTTTGTGAACGATGAGCGCTGA
- a CDS encoding globin domain-containing protein has protein sequence MSAEPSIYDRAGGDEPFRRLVDAFYARIERDPLLRPLFPEDLEPGKLHQFLFITQYFGGPPRYNALRGHPRLRARHLPFVIGQAERDAWVNHMRAAIDEVGFPEDVRTALIHYFERTATFMINAGDNRLDLRG, from the coding sequence ATGAGCGCTGAACCATCAATCTACGATCGCGCCGGCGGGGATGAGCCGTTTCGCCGTCTGGTGGATGCATTCTACGCACGGATCGAGCGCGACCCGCTACTGCGCCCGCTGTTTCCCGAAGACCTCGAACCGGGAAAACTGCATCAGTTTCTGTTTATCACCCAGTATTTCGGCGGACCGCCGCGTTACAACGCACTGCGGGGACATCCACGGCTGCGGGCGCGTCACCTGCCGTTCGTCATCGGGCAGGCGGAACGGGATGCATGGGTCAATCATATGCGCGCTGCTATCGATGAGGTCGGCTTTCCGGAGGATGTGCGCACTGCTCTGATACACTACTTCGAACGAACCGCCACCTTCATGATCAACGCTGGCGACAATCGCCTCGATTTGCGCGGCTGA
- a CDS encoding CBS domain-containing protein, with translation MFTVRGRFDGKTIELLEPPPVDEETFVLVTFLEGPLETAAARESRRAVSVAMFSLDRYAGPLKQRLRAGQPSADAPRPFTVGEIMTRKVISVAPDATAAEAIHIMNKHGITSVLVEPDASGEWGIMTMRDVLQKIVAADRSPEEVAVNELASRPLVYVSPEMSLRDCSKLMIDRNIRRAAVRERDRIVGIISDTDIFQVVEERGWGPMPPTEA, from the coding sequence ATGTTTACTGTGCGTGGCCGCTTCGACGGCAAAACCATCGAATTGCTCGAACCGCCGCCAGTTGATGAAGAAACCTTCGTCCTGGTCACCTTTCTCGAAGGACCGCTGGAGACCGCTGCCGCACGTGAGAGTCGCCGCGCGGTGAGTGTTGCCATGTTTTCACTGGATCGCTACGCCGGTCCGCTCAAGCAACGGTTACGCGCCGGTCAACCCTCCGCCGATGCGCCGCGTCCTTTCACCGTCGGCGAGATCATGACGCGCAAAGTGATCAGCGTTGCGCCCGATGCCACTGCCGCCGAAGCCATCCATATCATGAACAAGCATGGGATCACCAGTGTGCTGGTCGAACCGGATGCAAGCGGTGAGTGGGGGATCATGACCATGCGCGACGTTCTGCAGAAGATCGTCGCCGCTGATCGCTCACCGGAAGAAGTCGCCGTCAATGAACTGGCATCGCGACCGCTGGTCTACGTCTCGCCGGAAATGTCGCTGCGCGACTGTAGCAAACTGATGATCGACCGGAACATCCGTCGCGCGGCAGTGCGGGAGCGTGATCGGATCGTCGGGATTATCAGCGATACCGATATTTTCCAGGTGGTCGAAGAGCGTGGCTGGGGACCGATGCCGCCGACTGAAGCATGA
- the icd gene encoding NADP-dependent isocitrate dehydrogenase — MTTTRNRAPEGDAISIRNGRLYVPDMPIIPYVEGDGTGPDIWRASVRVFDAAVERAYGGRRKLMWYEVLAGEKAFNLTGNWLPDETVEAFRQYLVGIKGPLTTPVGRGIRSLNVALRQLLDLYVCLRPVRYFQGVPSPVKRPELVDMVIFRENTEDIYAGIEYAAGTPEAQKVLDFLRTTFPKDFEKIRFGTAEKAREFLSLLGNGDGEGAVEVGIGIKPVSRLGTERLVAAAIQYAITHRRRSVTFVHKGNIMKFTEGAFRDWGYALAERVFGEHVYTWAQWERTKAEKGEAAANAEQREALAAGAILIKDAIADITLQQVLTRPEEFDVIATLNLNGDYLSDALAAQVGGIGIAPGGNINYITGHAIFEATHGTAPKYANLDRVNPGSVILSGDMMLRYMGWTEAADLIIRALEKTIAQKIVTYDFARLMTGAKEVKTSQFADAMIANMDE; from the coding sequence ATGACAACGACGCGCAACCGTGCGCCCGAAGGAGATGCGATATCGATACGGAACGGGCGCCTGTATGTGCCAGATATGCCCATCATTCCTTATGTCGAAGGCGATGGCACCGGTCCCGATATCTGGCGGGCGAGCGTGCGCGTTTTCGATGCTGCTGTCGAACGGGCATATGGCGGGCGGCGGAAGTTGATGTGGTACGAAGTGCTGGCAGGTGAGAAAGCCTTCAATCTGACCGGCAACTGGTTGCCCGACGAAACGGTCGAAGCGTTCAGGCAGTACCTGGTCGGCATCAAAGGTCCGCTGACAACGCCGGTGGGCAGGGGGATCCGCAGCCTGAACGTCGCGCTGCGTCAGTTGCTCGATCTGTATGTCTGCCTGCGCCCGGTACGCTATTTTCAGGGCGTTCCGTCGCCGGTCAAGCGCCCTGAACTGGTGGATATGGTCATTTTCCGCGAGAACACCGAAGATATTTACGCTGGCATCGAGTATGCCGCCGGTACGCCCGAGGCGCAGAAAGTGCTCGATTTTCTGCGCACCACGTTTCCGAAGGATTTTGAGAAGATCCGCTTCGGCACTGCGGAAAAAGCGCGTGAGTTCCTCAGTCTGCTCGGCAATGGCGACGGAGAAGGCGCTGTCGAAGTCGGCATCGGCATCAAACCCGTCAGTCGGTTAGGTACGGAACGCCTGGTCGCAGCCGCCATTCAGTACGCCATTACCCACCGTCGCCGGAGCGTCACATTCGTGCATAAAGGCAACATTATGAAATTCACCGAGGGTGCATTCCGCGATTGGGGGTACGCCCTGGCGGAACGCGTCTTTGGCGAGCATGTCTACACCTGGGCGCAGTGGGAGCGTACAAAGGCGGAGAAGGGCGAAGCAGCGGCGAACGCCGAGCAGCGCGAAGCGCTGGCTGCCGGAGCGATCCTCATCAAGGATGCCATCGCAGACATCACGCTTCAGCAGGTGCTCACGCGCCCTGAAGAGTTCGATGTGATTGCGACTCTCAACCTCAACGGCGATTACCTGAGTGACGCGCTGGCGGCGCAGGTTGGGGGCATTGGCATTGCGCCTGGCGGCAACATCAACTACATCACCGGGCACGCGATTTTCGAGGCGACGCACGGCACAGCGCCAAAGTACGCCAATCTGGATCGGGTCAACCCGGGCAGCGTCATCCTGAGCGGTGATATGATGCTGCGCTACATGGGTTGGACCGAAGCGGCAGACCTGATCATCCGCGCACTGGAAAAAACGATTGCCCAGAAGATCGTCACCTACGACTTCGCCCGACTGATGACCGGCGCAAAGGAAGTCAAGACGTCACAGTTCGCCGATGCAATGATCGCCAATATGGACGAATGA
- a CDS encoding right-handed parallel beta-helix repeat-containing protein, producing MTRQLSARLTRYAVALFILFVSAATPGRDGSRPGEWGVRVVHAAPTTITVTTTQDELDGDTSSFENLIDNPGGAGISLREAITAANAMPPGPRLFIHFAIPDTDPGYETGSTIWRIQPGPSALPPLTRGNVSIDGTTQPGASLVSHPVILLDGTNVYEGDRGLNGLTITSAGNVIRGIALILFWDAGVLIEGADASNNVVTGCAIGVLAPDGNSQPNYHGVDIRHGARNNLIGGSTAADRNIISGNDYAGVRIDGSTTMSNTVAGNWIGVDADGTRALSNAYYGIVVSGGAQHNVIGENNVISGNTYGIMVMGANNNRIIGNVIGLAPDGSSPIGNREGGVFLVDGASRNVVGGEAETERNIISGNGYGVFVGQYYVASPPIARLNHIKGNYIGVDASGILPRGNVRQGLFLTEFAESNIIGGDDRRAGNVVAYNGSSGITIEGAANRIASNLIGAGADDATPLGNQRHGALIIGDGNIVGPSNTFAFNQLSGLLIRGDHTFVHENAIHHNARSGICVQGDGSTIVSNTVSLNQGMDIPWDDFDAQRDDCSLIGGIVLTGTLQTLIRSNTIRDNAAPGVIISSGERNRVSSNSITTNADSGIVLLNGANRGIPAPTILAVEQTEVRGVACRNCRVEVFADPNGQGREFLGAVDASSDDGTFSFAFSGSALATLQITATSTDADGNTSAFAVGIGVPAPPPVYTLHLPLVVR from the coding sequence ATGACGCGCCAATTGTCAGCGCGTCTTACGAGATACGCGGTAGCCCTGTTCATTCTTTTCGTAAGCGCTGCCACGCCTGGACGGGACGGTTCGCGTCCCGGCGAATGGGGCGTCCGCGTCGTGCACGCAGCGCCAACCACCATCACGGTGACCACGACGCAGGACGAACTCGATGGAGATACGTCGTCATTCGAGAACCTGATCGATAATCCGGGCGGTGCAGGTATTTCGCTGCGCGAGGCGATTACGGCTGCCAATGCAATGCCTCCCGGTCCGCGCCTGTTTATCCATTTCGCAATCCCCGACACCGATCCCGGCTATGAGACTGGTTCGACGATCTGGCGCATCCAGCCCGGTCCGTCGGCATTGCCGCCGCTCACCCGCGGCAATGTTTCGATTGATGGAACGACGCAACCGGGCGCCAGTCTGGTTTCCCATCCGGTGATACTTCTCGACGGTACGAATGTGTACGAAGGCGACAGAGGGCTGAATGGACTGACCATCACGTCCGCTGGAAATGTTATTCGCGGAATCGCGCTGATCCTGTTTTGGGATGCTGGCGTGCTCATCGAGGGGGCGGACGCCAGCAATAATGTGGTGACCGGCTGTGCGATCGGCGTACTGGCGCCTGATGGCAACTCTCAACCGAACTACCACGGGGTCGATATTCGTCATGGTGCGCGCAACAATCTGATCGGCGGATCCACTGCCGCTGATCGCAACATCATCAGCGGGAATGACTATGCTGGCGTGCGGATCGATGGCAGCACAACGATGAGCAACACCGTGGCGGGCAACTGGATCGGCGTCGATGCTGACGGCACACGCGCGCTGTCCAATGCATACTATGGCATTGTCGTCAGCGGCGGAGCACAACACAATGTTATCGGCGAGAACAACGTGATTTCGGGGAATACTTACGGGATCATGGTAATGGGCGCCAATAACAATCGGATTATCGGAAATGTCATTGGTCTTGCACCCGACGGTTCTTCGCCGATCGGCAACCGTGAAGGCGGCGTGTTTCTGGTCGATGGCGCCAGCAGGAATGTGGTTGGCGGCGAGGCAGAGACGGAACGGAATATTATTTCGGGCAACGGGTATGGCGTTTTTGTGGGGCAGTACTATGTCGCGTCGCCACCGATTGCGCGCTTGAATCATATTAAGGGGAACTATATCGGTGTGGATGCCAGCGGTATACTCCCACGCGGGAATGTGCGCCAGGGTCTTTTTCTGACCGAATTTGCAGAGTCGAACATTATCGGCGGGGATGATCGGCGCGCAGGCAATGTGGTGGCCTACAACGGATCGAGCGGCATCACGATCGAAGGGGCTGCCAACCGGATCGCCTCCAACCTCATCGGCGCTGGCGCTGACGACGCAACGCCGCTGGGGAATCAGCGGCACGGTGCGTTGATCATCGGTGATGGCAATATCGTCGGACCATCTAATACATTTGCGTTCAATCAATTGTCTGGATTGCTCATCCGAGGGGATCATACGTTTGTCCACGAAAATGCCATTCATCACAACGCCCGCTCCGGCATATGCGTTCAAGGTGATGGATCGACGATTGTGAGCAATACAGTGTCTCTTAATCAAGGGATGGATATACCGTGGGACGATTTCGATGCGCAACGTGACGATTGCTCGCTCATCGGCGGCATTGTGCTGACCGGCACGTTGCAAACCCTGATTCGGAGCAACACCATCAGGGATAATGCCGCGCCAGGGGTGATCATCTCCAGTGGTGAACGGAACCGGGTGTCGAGTAACAGTATCACAACCAATGCAGACAGCGGGATTGTGCTCTTGAATGGTGCAAACCGCGGTATCCCCGCGCCAACGATCCTTGCGGTCGAGCAGACAGAGGTGCGTGGCGTCGCCTGCCGCAATTGTCGCGTCGAAGTTTTTGCCGACCCCAACGGTCAGGGGCGTGAGTTTCTCGGCGCTGTAGATGCGTCGAGCGATGATGGAACCTTCTCGTTCGCTTTCTCCGGTAGCGCACTGGCAACGTTGCAGATCACGGCGACCAGCACCGACGCCGATGGTAATACATCCGCGTTTGCTGTCGGGATCGGCGTGCCGGCGCCGCCTCCGGTCTATACGCTTCATCTTCCGCTGGTTGTGCGTTGA
- a CDS encoding STAS domain-containing protein yields MDIFLVEGQASVPLTLIFPPVLGLALVGARGIIVSASLSLGIYVVRVILSGYTVDPVLIVAYVMLVLLILVARAVLNTEVQRAEEARQRAEAAQARIEEQAHALEAANAAQQAQLEEQRRLLDLVATLETPAITLAEGVLFAPVVGHLDSRRSAALTARLLEVAHAQRAHHVIIDISGVSTVDSAVAQALIQTAQALRLLGCSVTLSGISSEVALTLTRQDIALSDIATVRSPQESLRRQQM; encoded by the coding sequence ATGGATATCTTCCTCGTGGAGGGGCAGGCATCCGTACCGCTGACGCTCATTTTCCCGCCGGTGCTGGGGCTGGCGCTGGTTGGCGCACGGGGGATCATCGTGAGCGCGAGCCTGTCACTGGGAATCTATGTTGTTCGGGTGATCCTGTCCGGCTATACCGTCGATCCGGTTCTCATCGTCGCGTATGTTATGCTTGTTCTCCTTATCCTGGTGGCGCGCGCAGTGCTGAACACCGAAGTGCAGCGGGCGGAGGAAGCCCGCCAGCGCGCAGAAGCGGCGCAGGCGCGCATCGAAGAACAGGCGCATGCCCTGGAAGCCGCCAACGCCGCGCAGCAGGCGCAACTGGAAGAGCAACGCCGCCTGCTCGACCTGGTCGCCACGCTGGAAACCCCCGCCATAACGCTCGCCGAGGGCGTCCTGTTTGCGCCGGTCGTCGGTCATCTCGATAGTCGCCGTTCGGCGGCGCTGACCGCGCGCCTGCTCGAAGTGGCGCATGCTCAACGTGCGCACCATGTGATTATCGACATTTCGGGGGTATCAACGGTGGACAGCGCTGTGGCGCAGGCGCTGATCCAGACGGCTCAGGCGCTCAGGTTGCTGGGGTGTAGCGTGACGCTCAGCGGAATCTCGTCGGAAGTGGCGCTGACGTTGACTCGCCAGGATATTGCGTTGAGCGACATTGCCACGGTGCGCAGTCCGCAGGAATCCTTGCGGCGCCAGCAGATGTAG
- a CDS encoding IS110-like element ISRfsp2 family transposase, giving the protein MASRESLFIGIDVSKQTLDVAFGADPHAPRETIPSTDEGVQLLVTRLQRLQPTLIVLEATGGLERMVFAQLLQAGVPTARVQPRRVRALAHAEGRQAKTDRLDARLLARFAERVRPPHHQATDEQRASLRDLLVRREQLIQMRTAEINRLTAAAPNLRPGIQKHIDWLDQEIRALEQERDNEAERTDEVRRKRELRESVPGIGAITALNLLLRLPELGTINRKEAAAFVGVAPYANQSGAQHKPRHISGGRRDVRSVLYMATLAATRRRLVRRAFDQRLCQAGKPRKVAIVAAMRKLLTILGAILRQQKPWDPAVHTSAP; this is encoded by the coding sequence ATGGCTTCCCGTGAGTCGCTCTTTATCGGCATTGATGTCTCCAAACAGACGCTGGATGTGGCGTTTGGCGCCGACCCGCACGCGCCACGCGAGACGATACCGTCTACCGACGAAGGTGTCCAGCTCCTGGTCACGCGACTCCAGCGCCTGCAGCCGACCCTGATTGTGCTGGAGGCGACCGGCGGGCTGGAGCGCATGGTGTTCGCCCAACTGCTCCAGGCTGGCGTGCCGACGGCGCGGGTGCAGCCACGCCGCGTGCGCGCCCTGGCGCACGCGGAAGGACGCCAGGCGAAGACCGACCGCCTGGATGCCCGGTTGCTCGCCCGCTTTGCCGAACGGGTGCGCCCGCCGCACCACCAAGCGACGGACGAGCAGCGCGCATCCTTGCGCGACCTGCTGGTCCGGCGGGAGCAGTTGATTCAGATGCGGACGGCTGAGATCAATCGGTTGACGGCTGCCGCGCCGAACCTCCGCCCGGGCATCCAGAAGCATATTGATTGGCTGGATCAGGAGATCCGTGCGCTTGAGCAGGAACGCGACAACGAGGCGGAGCGCACCGACGAGGTGCGCCGGAAACGGGAGCTGCGCGAAAGCGTGCCCGGCATCGGCGCGATCACCGCACTGAACCTGCTGCTCCGCCTGCCCGAACTGGGGACCATCAATCGCAAGGAAGCGGCGGCCTTTGTGGGCGTTGCGCCGTATGCCAATCAGAGCGGCGCACAGCACAAACCCCGGCATATCTCCGGCGGCAGGAGGGATGTGCGCAGCGTGTTGTACATGGCGACCCTGGCGGCCACGCGGCGCCGTCTGGTCAGGCGCGCCTTCGATCAGCGCCTGTGTCAAGCTGGCAAGCCGCGCAAGGTCGCCATCGTCGCTGCGATGCGCAAGCTGCTGACTATTCTCGGCGCAATATTGCGTCAGCAAAAGCCCTGGGATCCGGCTGTGCATACGAGCGCCCCTTGA
- a CDS encoding phytoene desaturase family protein: MYDAVVVGAGPNGLTAACVLARAGWRVLIIEARETIGGGVSSGEMTLPGFVHDLGSSVHPFGIASPVFRMLELHRFGLRWIHPPAPVAHPLDGGRAVIQERSVRATTAWLGGDGAAYARVMAPLVRSWDRIQPLVLHPLRFPRHPVAAARFGMLALLPVTLLARALFRDEAAPALLAGLGAHSLLPLEAPLTAAPALVLGALGHAVGWPLPQGGAQSIADALATCLRAWSGEIRTGWHVQHIDELPKARAYLFDVSPRQLIQIAGDRLPPGYRRRLQRFRHGPGVFKLDYALDGPVPWRNPACLRAATLHLGGTLEEIAESERAPHRNEHALCPYVLFVQPTLFDPTRAPPGKHTGWAYCHVPHGSMVDMTAAVEAQIERFAPGFCDRILARRAMNCADMEAWNPNLIGGDISGGVPDWRQLITRPTLSLTPYRTPARGIYLCSSSTPPGPGVHGMCGYHAASAALADNG, translated from the coding sequence ATGTACGATGCCGTGGTTGTTGGCGCAGGACCGAACGGCCTGACTGCGGCGTGCGTTCTGGCGCGCGCCGGGTGGCGGGTATTGATCATCGAGGCGCGTGAAACGATCGGCGGTGGCGTTTCGTCGGGGGAGATGACGCTGCCCGGTTTCGTTCACGATCTGGGATCGTCGGTGCATCCGTTCGGGATTGCGTCGCCGGTTTTCCGTATGCTTGAGTTGCACCGCTTTGGGTTGCGCTGGATTCACCCGCCTGCGCCGGTTGCTCATCCGCTCGACGGTGGGCGCGCTGTGATCCAGGAGCGGTCGGTGCGCGCGACGACCGCCTGGCTCGGCGGCGATGGCGCTGCCTATGCGCGTGTGATGGCGCCGCTGGTGCGTTCGTGGGATCGGATACAGCCGCTGGTGCTGCACCCGTTGCGGTTTCCCCGCCATCCGGTTGCTGCAGCACGCTTCGGGATGCTGGCGCTGCTGCCGGTTACGCTGCTGGCGCGCGCCCTGTTCCGCGACGAAGCAGCGCCCGCATTGCTCGCCGGGCTTGGCGCGCATTCGTTGCTGCCGCTGGAAGCGCCGTTGACAGCGGCGCCAGCGCTCGTGCTCGGCGCGCTCGGTCACGCGGTTGGCTGGCCCCTGCCCCAGGGCGGAGCGCAATCGATAGCCGATGCGCTGGCAACGTGTCTGCGCGCCTGGAGTGGCGAGATACGAACGGGATGGCATGTGCAGCATATCGATGAATTGCCGAAAGCCAGGGCGTATCTGTTCGATGTGTCTCCCCGTCAGTTGATCCAGATTGCCGGTGATCGCCTGCCGCCAGGCTACCGCCGCCGACTGCAACGTTTTCGCCACGGACCGGGTGTGTTCAAACTCGATTATGCGCTCGATGGACCGGTCCCCTGGCGCAATCCGGCATGTCTGCGCGCCGCAACCCTGCATCTCGGCGGAACGCTGGAAGAGATCGCCGAATCGGAGCGGGCGCCGCATCGCAATGAACACGCGCTATGCCCATATGTTCTGTTCGTGCAGCCGACGTTGTTCGATCCGACCCGCGCGCCGCCGGGGAAGCATACTGGCTGGGCATACTGCCACGTGCCGCACGGATCGATGGTTGATATGACCGCAGCCGTTGAAGCGCAGATCGAGCGTTTTGCGCCCGGTTTTTGCGATCGCATTCTGGCGCGGCGCGCCATGAACTGTGCCGACATGGAAGCCTGGAACCCAAACCTGATCGGCGGTGACATCAGTGGCGGGGTACCGGACTGGCGGCAACTGATCACCAGACCAACCCTCAGTTTGACCCCTTATCGCACCCCGGCGCGCGGCATCTATCTCTGCTCTTCCTCGACGCCGCCGGGTCCGGGAGTGCACGGCATGTGCGGGTATCACGCGGCTTCCGCAGCGCTCGCCGACAATGGTTGA
- a CDS encoding ABC transporter ATP-binding protein → MAFLDIVHVQKSFGTTIAVEDFTLAVEQGEFVSFLGPSGCGKTTTLRMVAGFEKPTSGRIVIDGVDVTDMPPNRRNIGMVFQSYALFPNMTVADNIGFGLRIARRPAHEIHARVEELLRIIHMPEFGRRYPYQLSGGQQQRVALARALAIQPKLLLLDEPLSALDAKIRASLRQEIRDIQRQLGITTIYVTHDQEEAMALSDRIVVMSRGKIEQIGTPFEVYNFPATRFVASFVGTLNQIEATVVDAAIGLLAVEGQQFRIARPLPYRSGDTVNIAIRPELIALDGQFNSAMNRLSGTVEDVTFLGSIVRVRLRLAANRLSMDIFNNPHLRPPQPGETITVHFAPEACLAPGDDTPRGANAQPLSASAAEAA, encoded by the coding sequence ATGGCATTTCTCGACATCGTTCACGTGCAGAAGAGTTTTGGAACAACCATTGCCGTTGAAGACTTCACCCTGGCAGTCGAGCAGGGTGAGTTCGTTTCGTTCCTGGGACCGTCGGGGTGCGGCAAAACGACGACGCTGCGCATGGTTGCGGGGTTTGAAAAGCCGACATCGGGGCGGATCGTCATCGACGGCGTCGATGTGACCGATATGCCGCCCAACCGGCGCAACATTGGCATGGTGTTCCAGTCGTATGCGCTCTTCCCGAATATGACTGTCGCCGACAATATCGGTTTCGGGCTGCGGATCGCGCGTCGTCCGGCGCACGAAATCCACGCGCGGGTCGAGGAACTGCTGCGCATCATTCATATGCCCGAGTTTGGGCGGCGCTATCCGTATCAGTTATCCGGCGGGCAGCAGCAGCGGGTCGCGCTGGCGCGGGCGCTGGCGATCCAGCCAAAACTGCTGTTGCTCGATGAGCCGCTCTCGGCGCTCGATGCCAAAATACGCGCCTCGCTCCGCCAGGAGATCCGTGACATTCAACGCCAACTCGGCATCACCACGATTTATGTCACCCACGATCAGGAAGAGGCGATGGCTCTGTCCGACCGGATTGTGGTGATGAGTCGCGGGAAGATCGAGCAGATCGGCACGCCCTTCGAGGTGTACAACTTTCCTGCAACCCGCTTCGTCGCGTCGTTCGTCGGCACGCTCAACCAGATCGAGGCGACCGTCGTCGATGCCGCTATCGGACTGCTGGCGGTTGAAGGTCAGCAATTCCGCATTGCCCGCCCCCTCCCGTATCGCTCAGGCGACACGGTGAACATCGCCATCCGCCCGGAGTTGATCGCGCTCGATGGGCAGTTCAACAGTGCGATGAACCGGTTGAGCGGAACGGTCGAAGATGTCACCTTTCTCGGCTCGATTGTGCGGGTGCGCCTGCGTCTGGCAGCCAACCGGCTGTCGATGGACATCTTCAACAACCCGCATCTGCGCCCGCCGCAACCGGGAGAGACAATCACTGTGCATTTTGCGCCCGAAGCCTGCCTGGCGCCGGGCGACGACACGCCGCGCGGAGCGAATGCTCAACCATTGTCGGCGAGCGCTGCGGAAGCCGCGTGA